From Trichoderma atroviride chromosome 1, complete sequence, one genomic window encodes:
- a CDS encoding uncharacterized protein (BUSCO:EOG092D02DP), translated as MGQGFSLATPSAGAAGIDIAQLQDIQYEKSIGNARFMKSIRGRHEHGVVLVKVLVKPYTEVKLEKYKKKIIEQRKALADVPNALGFQRIIETETNGYLVRQFMYNSLYDRMSTRPFLEDIEKKWLAFQLLCALRDCHARDVYHGDIKAQNVLVTSWNWLYLTDFSSAYKPIMLPDDNPGDFSYFFDSSGRRTCYIAPERFYSSNEAPPQNPKMTWAMDIFSAGCVIAQLFLESEIFSLAQLYKYRRGEYDPVITHLSVISDKDVRDMIAHMIQLDPERRYSAEQYLDFWKDKVFPSYFYNFLHQYMELITDPSSGNSPISGAQSNLGESDNRIDRIFNDFDKISYFLGYPNEKQTAEPIIPKSRLGLDHFPVRLSIPTHEHSVSADLEPPEDDGTLLFLTLVASAMRTTARAASRIRACDLLLAFAERLTDEAKLDRVLPYLMSLLRKEETDMVLVTVIRNVTQLLQLVRTTTPINSHVLVEYVLPRMEIALGTKSWTPNPLVRLTYASCIGSLASTAQRFLEMASSLKTDGSMPITDPEVEPGTNGATANFESMYDNASRQLSEILESHAKQLVEDPDANVRRAFLTSVPDLCMHFQDNSNDILLSHLITYLNDGDWMLKSAFLDTVVGIATFMGSTSLEEFMLPLMVQTLADSEENVVRSALHSLAQIAGLGLLSGPRIWELADLVARLTMHPNAWIRESAAEFLSMAAKFLSKADIQCILLPLVRPYLKIHTLSDFSELNLLDSLKKPLPRAVFDQALTWASKTDKGVFWKSVLGKRSTPGQIPLASAARSSKELISSSLSKINRNEEDEQWLEKLRNFGLKPEDELKLLALGEYIWRLSKNKARDAFVVSSTEEENMPTGFVQLKELGVTPQTVFFDDTALKDPAAVLPDLEPTPPVTGPYTIADALLDASMTIDDTLVEGPFAQAVPIQVVSGPGTEAEENARQRHVRHSYEGTDPHIRRMLDNMYVENFPRDVLEFGPMVQPISGDKSRSVNVPGADPPWKPDGHLVATFAEHHGPINRVIASPDHIFFITGGNDGTVKIWDTQRLERNITNRSRQTYKHAEGARVLALCFVENSHCFVSCASDGSVHVVKVDTVPTSGVIRYTKLRVLREYQLPEGEYAVWCEHFKQEQSSILVIATNLSRILAMDLRTMTVLYILENPVHHGTPTCFCIDKKRNWLCVGTSHGVVDLWDLRFKMRLKGWGLPGKGSIYRICVHPNKGRGKWICVAGGTGQGEVTVWDLEKTTCREIYRTGHTKDSQKGYTAWEVDEDKPEGMLGRFATNLEISDMGNGDRGVRAMVVGTGTSEDSRDVRHAYMLTAGSDKMLRFWDISRIENSCIYSGLQPDEQPPTYTSTNPTSSTTLNTERFARHAASSPNAGTARQKAPRSTVISQQQQQLLKSHLDLIMDVAILEYPYSMSVSVDRSGVVYVFQ; from the exons ATGGGTCAAGGCTTCTCTCTCGCAACGCCGTCGGCCGGCGCGGCGGGCATAGATATTGCCCAGCTGCAGGATATCCAGTATGAGAAGAGCATTGGAAATGCCCGGTTCATGAAGAGTATCCGGGGCAGGCATGAACATGGCGTCGTGCTGGTCAAGGTGCTTGTGAAGCCGTATACGGAAGTGAAGTTGGAGaagtacaagaagaagattataG AGCAACGAAAGGCGTTGGCGGATGTCCCTAATGCCCTGGGCTTCCAGCGCATCATCGAAACCGAGACAAACGGATATCTGGTGCGACAGTTCATGTACAACTCTCTCTATGATCGCATGAGTACGCGGCCTTTCCTCGAGGATATCGAAAAGAAGTGGCTGGCctttcagcttctttgcgCCCTGCGAGATTGCCACGCGCGGGACGTCTATCATGGCGACATCAAGGCTCAGAACGTGCTGGTTACATCGTGGAACTGGTTATATCTAACGGACTTTTCATCTGCTTACAAGCCCATCATGCTGCCCGACGACAACCCCGGCGATTTTTCCTACTTTTTCGACTCCTCTGGGCGGCGGACGTGCTATATTGCTCCCGAGCGGTTTTATTCATCCAATGAGGCTCCGCCGCAGAACCCCAAGATGACGTGGGCCATGGACATCTTCAGCGCGGGATGTGTCATTGCGCAGCTGTTCCTCGAATCTGAAATATTTAGTCTCGCACAGCTGTACAAGTATCGTCGGGGCGAATACGATCCGGTCATTACCCATCTGAGCGTCATTTCGGACAAAGATGTGCGGGACATGATTGCTCACATGATTCAGCTTGACCCAGAGAGGCGTTACTCGGCGGAGCAGTATCTTGACTTTTGGAAGGATAAGGTCTTTCCTAGTTATTTCTACAACTTCTTACATCAATACATGGAGCTTATTACGGATCCGTCTTCTGGGAACAGTCCGATATCTGGAGCCCAGAGTAACTTGGGCGAGTCGGATAACCGGATAGATAGGATTTTTAACGATTTTGACAAAATTTCATATTTTTTGGGATATCCCAACGAAAAGCAGACCGCGGAGCCGATAATTCCCAAATcgaggctggggctggacCATTTCCCTGTCAGGTTGAGCATTCCGACCCACGAACACTCTGTTTCAGCAGACCTCGAACCACCAGAGGACGATGGGACGTTGTTATTTCTAACATTGGTTGCCTCGGCTATGAGGACAACAGCCCGAGCTGCGTCTAGAATCAGGGCGTGTGATTTGCTATTAGCGTTTGCTGAGAGACTTACCGACGAGGCTAAGCTCGACAGGGTGCTTCCGTACCTCATGTCACTATTGCGTAAAGAGGAGACGGATATGGTGCTGGTTACAGTCATACGAAACGTCACCCAGCTATTGCAGCTAGTACGGACGACCACGCCAATCAACTCCCATGTTTTGGTGGAATACGTCTTGCCTAGGATGGAGATTGCCCTTGGGACAAAATCGTGGACTCCTAATCCCTTGGTGCGATTGACGTATGCGTCTTGCATAGGTAGCCTTGCTTCCACTGCACAGCGTTTTCTAGAGATGGCATCCAGTCTCAAGACTGATGGATCGATGCCGATTACCGATCCAGAGGTTGAGCCTGGGACTAATGGCGCCACAGCAAACTTTGAAAGTATGTACGACAATGCAAGCCGACAATTATCTGAGATTTTAGAGAGCCATGCAAAGCAACTCGTCGAGGATCCAGACGCCAACGTTCGACGAGCGTTCTTGACCTCTGTGCCAGATCTCTGCATGCACTTCCAGGACAATTCAAATGATATCCTACTTTCGCATTTGATTACCTACCTCAACGACGGAGACTGGATGTTGAAGAGCGCCTTCCTGGACACGGTCGTGGGCATTGCAACTTTTATGGGAAGCACAAGCCTAGAAGAATTTATGCTACCTCTCATGGTCCAGACTTTGGCAGACTCGGAAGAGAATGTTGTGCGTTCAGCTCTGCATTCTCTGGCTCAAATTGCAGGACTGGGACTGCTGTCTGGGCCAAGAATCTGGGAGTTGGCTGACTTGGTAGCACGACTTACCATGCACCCAAACGCATGGATTAGAGAATCTGCAGCTGAATTCCTATCTATGGCTGCCAAGTTCTTATCAAAGGCCGATATCCAGTGCAtattgctgccattggtcAGACCATACCTCAAAATACATACTCTCTCCGATTTTTCTGAGCTAAATCTGCTCGACTCTCTGAAGAAGCCTCTCCCTAGGGCCGTTTTTGACCAGGCACTGACATGGGCCTCCAAGACTGATAAGGGAGTCTTTTGGAAATCTGTTTTGGGAAAGCGGTCGACACCGGGCCAAATACCACTGGCCTCGGCAGCCCGATCGTCCAAAGAACTgatatcctcttctttgagCAAGATTAACCGCAACGAAGAGGATGAGCAATGGCTCGAGAAGCTACGGAATTTCGGCCTCAAACCCGAAGACGAGTTGAAACTGCTAGCTTTGGGCGAGTACATCTGGCGACTTAGCAAGAATAAAGCTCGCGACGCTTTTGTCGTCTCTTCCACAGAGGAAGAGAACATGCCAACAGGATTTGTTCAGCTGAAGGAGCTGGGTGTAACGCCGCAGACGGTGTTCTTTGATGATACGGCCCTGAAAGatcctgctgctgttttgCCGGATTTGGAGCCTACACCTCCTGTAACAGGTCCGTATACAATTGCAGATGCACTATTAGACGCCTCTATGACAATAGATGATACACTCG TAGAAGGGCCGTTTGCCCAGGCAGTGCCAATACAGGTTGTTTCTGGGCCAGGCACGGAAGCCGAAGAAAATGCCCGCCAGAGGCATGTGCGCCATAGCTACGAAGGGACAGACCCTCATATTCGACGCATGCTTGACAACATGTACGTCGAAAACTTCCCTCGCGACGTGCTCGAGTTTGGGCCCATGGTACAGCCTATATCTGGAGATAAGAGCAGATCGGTCAATGTCCCTGGCGCAGACCCTCCTTGGAAGCCGGATGGCCATCTCGTGGCGACATTTGCAGAACACCACGGGCCTATCAACCGGGTTATTGCCTCTCCGGACCATATTTTCTTCATTACAGGCGGTAATGATGGGACGGTCAAGATATGGGATACACAACGGCTTGAGCGCAACATTACAAACCGATCGCGGCAGACTTACAAACATGCTGAAGGCGCTCGAGTTCTTGCTCTCTGCTTTGTTGAGAATTCTCACTGCTTTGTCAGTTGTGCGTCTGATGGCAGCGTTCATGTAGTCAAGGTTGATACAGTTCCTACAAGCGGTGTGATTAGGTATACAAAGCTACGAGTTTTGCGGGAATATCAGCTACCAGAAGGCGAATATGCCGTATGGTGCGAGCATTTCAAGCAAGAGCAAAGTtccatcctcgtcattgCTACGAATCTGTCAAGAATTCTCGCCATGGACTTGCGGACCATGACTGTGCTCTACATTCTGGAAAATCCTGTTCATCATGGAACACCAACTTGTTTCTGCATTGACAAGAAGAGGAACTGGTTGTGCGTGGGGACTTCTCATGGCGTAGTCGACCTTTGGGATCTTCGTTTCAAGATGAGGCTGAAGGGCTGGGGTTTGCCTGGAAAAGGATCGATCTATCGGATCTGCGTGCACCCTAATAAAGGAAGAGGCAAATGGATCTGCGTCGCTGGAGGAACCGGGCAAGGAGAAGTTACCGTGTGGgacttggaaaagacaaCTTGCAGAGAGATATACCGGACTGGTCATACTAAGGATAGCCAGAAGGGATATACTGCGTGGGAAGTCGATGAGGATAAGCCCGAAGGGATGCTTGGCCGGTTTGCGACCAACCTCGAGATTAGCGACATGGGCAATGGAGATCGTGGAGTTCGGGCGATGGTTGTAGGCACGGGAACGTCAGAGGACTCTCGCGACGTCCGGCACGCATACATGCTCACGGCTGGGTCAGACAAGATGCTCCGGTTCTGGGACATTTCGCGGATCGAGAACTCTTGTATCTACAGTGGCCTCCAGCCTGATGAACAGCCGCCTACGTATACAAGCACGAACCCGACGTCGTCGACGACGCTGAACACGGAGCGGTTCGCGAGGCACGCGGCATCTTCGCCCAATGCGGGGACGGCTAGGCAGAAGGCGCCGAGGTCGACGGTGAtttcgcagcagcagcagcagctgttgaaaTCGCATTTGGATCTGATTATGGACGTGGCGATTTTGGAATATCCGTACTCGATGAGCGTGTCTGTGGATCGGTCTGGCGTGGTTTATGTGTTTCAATAG
- a CDS encoding uncharacterized protein (BUSCO:EOG092D02DP) — MYNSLYDRMSTRPFLEDIEKKWLAFQLLCALRDCHARDVYHGDIKAQNVLVTSWNWLYLTDFSSAYKPIMLPDDNPGDFSYFFDSSGRRTCYIAPERFYSSNEAPPQNPKMTWAMDIFSAGCVIAQLFLESEIFSLAQLYKYRRGEYDPVITHLSVISDKDVRDMIAHMIQLDPERRYSAEQYLDFWKDKVFPSYFYNFLHQYMELITDPSSGNSPISGAQSNLGESDNRIDRIFNDFDKISYFLGYPNEKQTAEPIIPKSRLGLDHFPVRLSIPTHEHSVSADLEPPEDDGTLLFLTLVASAMRTTARAASRIRACDLLLAFAERLTDEAKLDRVLPYLMSLLRKEETDMVLVTVIRNVTQLLQLVRTTTPINSHVLVEYVLPRMEIALGTKSWTPNPLVRLTYASCIGSLASTAQRFLEMASSLKTDGSMPITDPEVEPGTNGATANFESMYDNASRQLSEILESHAKQLVEDPDANVRRAFLTSVPDLCMHFQDNSNDILLSHLITYLNDGDWMLKSAFLDTVVGIATFMGSTSLEEFMLPLMVQTLADSEENVVRSALHSLAQIAGLGLLSGPRIWELADLVARLTMHPNAWIRESAAEFLSMAAKFLSKADIQCILLPLVRPYLKIHTLSDFSELNLLDSLKKPLPRAVFDQALTWASKTDKGVFWKSVLGKRSTPGQIPLASAARSSKELISSSLSKINRNEEDEQWLEKLRNFGLKPEDELKLLALGEYIWRLSKNKARDAFVVSSTEEENMPTGFVQLKELGVTPQTVFFDDTALKDPAAVLPDLEPTPPVTGPYTIADALLDASMTIDDTLVEGPFAQAVPIQVVSGPGTEAEENARQRHVRHSYEGTDPHIRRMLDNMYVENFPRDVLEFGPMVQPISGDKSRSVNVPGADPPWKPDGHLVATFAEHHGPINRVIASPDHIFFITGGNDGTVKIWDTQRLERNITNRSRQTYKHAEGARVLALCFVENSHCFVSCASDGSVHVVKVDTVPTSGVIRYTKLRVLREYQLPEGEYAVWCEHFKQEQSSILVIATNLSRILAMDLRTMTVLYILENPVHHGTPTCFCIDKKRNWLCVGTSHGVVDLWDLRFKMRLKGWGLPGKGSIYRICVHPNKGRGKWICVAGGTGQGEVTVWDLEKTTCREIYRTGHTKDSQKGYTAWEVDEDKPEGMLGRFATNLEISDMGNGDRGVRAMVVGTGTSEDSRDVRHAYMLTAGSDKMLRFWDISRIENSCIYSGLQPDEQPPTYTSTNPTSSTTLNTERFARHAASSPNAGTARQKAPRSTVISQQQQQLLKSHLDLIMDVAILEYPYSMSVSVDRSGVVYVFQ; from the exons ATGTACAACTCTCTCTATGATCGCATGAGTACGCGGCCTTTCCTCGAGGATATCGAAAAGAAGTGGCTGGCctttcagcttctttgcgCCCTGCGAGATTGCCACGCGCGGGACGTCTATCATGGCGACATCAAGGCTCAGAACGTGCTGGTTACATCGTGGAACTGGTTATATCTAACGGACTTTTCATCTGCTTACAAGCCCATCATGCTGCCCGACGACAACCCCGGCGATTTTTCCTACTTTTTCGACTCCTCTGGGCGGCGGACGTGCTATATTGCTCCCGAGCGGTTTTATTCATCCAATGAGGCTCCGCCGCAGAACCCCAAGATGACGTGGGCCATGGACATCTTCAGCGCGGGATGTGTCATTGCGCAGCTGTTCCTCGAATCTGAAATATTTAGTCTCGCACAGCTGTACAAGTATCGTCGGGGCGAATACGATCCGGTCATTACCCATCTGAGCGTCATTTCGGACAAAGATGTGCGGGACATGATTGCTCACATGATTCAGCTTGACCCAGAGAGGCGTTACTCGGCGGAGCAGTATCTTGACTTTTGGAAGGATAAGGTCTTTCCTAGTTATTTCTACAACTTCTTACATCAATACATGGAGCTTATTACGGATCCGTCTTCTGGGAACAGTCCGATATCTGGAGCCCAGAGTAACTTGGGCGAGTCGGATAACCGGATAGATAGGATTTTTAACGATTTTGACAAAATTTCATATTTTTTGGGATATCCCAACGAAAAGCAGACCGCGGAGCCGATAATTCCCAAATcgaggctggggctggacCATTTCCCTGTCAGGTTGAGCATTCCGACCCACGAACACTCTGTTTCAGCAGACCTCGAACCACCAGAGGACGATGGGACGTTGTTATTTCTAACATTGGTTGCCTCGGCTATGAGGACAACAGCCCGAGCTGCGTCTAGAATCAGGGCGTGTGATTTGCTATTAGCGTTTGCTGAGAGACTTACCGACGAGGCTAAGCTCGACAGGGTGCTTCCGTACCTCATGTCACTATTGCGTAAAGAGGAGACGGATATGGTGCTGGTTACAGTCATACGAAACGTCACCCAGCTATTGCAGCTAGTACGGACGACCACGCCAATCAACTCCCATGTTTTGGTGGAATACGTCTTGCCTAGGATGGAGATTGCCCTTGGGACAAAATCGTGGACTCCTAATCCCTTGGTGCGATTGACGTATGCGTCTTGCATAGGTAGCCTTGCTTCCACTGCACAGCGTTTTCTAGAGATGGCATCCAGTCTCAAGACTGATGGATCGATGCCGATTACCGATCCAGAGGTTGAGCCTGGGACTAATGGCGCCACAGCAAACTTTGAAAGTATGTACGACAATGCAAGCCGACAATTATCTGAGATTTTAGAGAGCCATGCAAAGCAACTCGTCGAGGATCCAGACGCCAACGTTCGACGAGCGTTCTTGACCTCTGTGCCAGATCTCTGCATGCACTTCCAGGACAATTCAAATGATATCCTACTTTCGCATTTGATTACCTACCTCAACGACGGAGACTGGATGTTGAAGAGCGCCTTCCTGGACACGGTCGTGGGCATTGCAACTTTTATGGGAAGCACAAGCCTAGAAGAATTTATGCTACCTCTCATGGTCCAGACTTTGGCAGACTCGGAAGAGAATGTTGTGCGTTCAGCTCTGCATTCTCTGGCTCAAATTGCAGGACTGGGACTGCTGTCTGGGCCAAGAATCTGGGAGTTGGCTGACTTGGTAGCACGACTTACCATGCACCCAAACGCATGGATTAGAGAATCTGCAGCTGAATTCCTATCTATGGCTGCCAAGTTCTTATCAAAGGCCGATATCCAGTGCAtattgctgccattggtcAGACCATACCTCAAAATACATACTCTCTCCGATTTTTCTGAGCTAAATCTGCTCGACTCTCTGAAGAAGCCTCTCCCTAGGGCCGTTTTTGACCAGGCACTGACATGGGCCTCCAAGACTGATAAGGGAGTCTTTTGGAAATCTGTTTTGGGAAAGCGGTCGACACCGGGCCAAATACCACTGGCCTCGGCAGCCCGATCGTCCAAAGAACTgatatcctcttctttgagCAAGATTAACCGCAACGAAGAGGATGAGCAATGGCTCGAGAAGCTACGGAATTTCGGCCTCAAACCCGAAGACGAGTTGAAACTGCTAGCTTTGGGCGAGTACATCTGGCGACTTAGCAAGAATAAAGCTCGCGACGCTTTTGTCGTCTCTTCCACAGAGGAAGAGAACATGCCAACAGGATTTGTTCAGCTGAAGGAGCTGGGTGTAACGCCGCAGACGGTGTTCTTTGATGATACGGCCCTGAAAGatcctgctgctgttttgCCGGATTTGGAGCCTACACCTCCTGTAACAGGTCCGTATACAATTGCAGATGCACTATTAGACGCCTCTATGACAATAGATGATACACTCG TAGAAGGGCCGTTTGCCCAGGCAGTGCCAATACAGGTTGTTTCTGGGCCAGGCACGGAAGCCGAAGAAAATGCCCGCCAGAGGCATGTGCGCCATAGCTACGAAGGGACAGACCCTCATATTCGACGCATGCTTGACAACATGTACGTCGAAAACTTCCCTCGCGACGTGCTCGAGTTTGGGCCCATGGTACAGCCTATATCTGGAGATAAGAGCAGATCGGTCAATGTCCCTGGCGCAGACCCTCCTTGGAAGCCGGATGGCCATCTCGTGGCGACATTTGCAGAACACCACGGGCCTATCAACCGGGTTATTGCCTCTCCGGACCATATTTTCTTCATTACAGGCGGTAATGATGGGACGGTCAAGATATGGGATACACAACGGCTTGAGCGCAACATTACAAACCGATCGCGGCAGACTTACAAACATGCTGAAGGCGCTCGAGTTCTTGCTCTCTGCTTTGTTGAGAATTCTCACTGCTTTGTCAGTTGTGCGTCTGATGGCAGCGTTCATGTAGTCAAGGTTGATACAGTTCCTACAAGCGGTGTGATTAGGTATACAAAGCTACGAGTTTTGCGGGAATATCAGCTACCAGAAGGCGAATATGCCGTATGGTGCGAGCATTTCAAGCAAGAGCAAAGTtccatcctcgtcattgCTACGAATCTGTCAAGAATTCTCGCCATGGACTTGCGGACCATGACTGTGCTCTACATTCTGGAAAATCCTGTTCATCATGGAACACCAACTTGTTTCTGCATTGACAAGAAGAGGAACTGGTTGTGCGTGGGGACTTCTCATGGCGTAGTCGACCTTTGGGATCTTCGTTTCAAGATGAGGCTGAAGGGCTGGGGTTTGCCTGGAAAAGGATCGATCTATCGGATCTGCGTGCACCCTAATAAAGGAAGAGGCAAATGGATCTGCGTCGCTGGAGGAACCGGGCAAGGAGAAGTTACCGTGTGGgacttggaaaagacaaCTTGCAGAGAGATATACCGGACTGGTCATACTAAGGATAGCCAGAAGGGATATACTGCGTGGGAAGTCGATGAGGATAAGCCCGAAGGGATGCTTGGCCGGTTTGCGACCAACCTCGAGATTAGCGACATGGGCAATGGAGATCGTGGAGTTCGGGCGATGGTTGTAGGCACGGGAACGTCAGAGGACTCTCGCGACGTCCGGCACGCATACATGCTCACGGCTGGGTCAGACAAGATGCTCCGGTTCTGGGACATTTCGCGGATCGAGAACTCTTGTATCTACAGTGGCCTCCAGCCTGATGAACAGCCGCCTACGTATACAAGCACGAACCCGACGTCGTCGACGACGCTGAACACGGAGCGGTTCGCGAGGCACGCGGCATCTTCGCCCAATGCGGGGACGGCTAGGCAGAAGGCGCCGAGGTCGACGGTGAtttcgcagcagcagcagcagctgttgaaaTCGCATTTGGATCTGATTATGGACGTGGCGATTTTGGAATATCCGTACTCGATGAGCGTGTCTGTGGATCGGTCTGGCGTGGTTTATGTGTTTCAATAG
- a CDS encoding uncharacterized protein (EggNog:ENOG41), with translation MAIDALKNLINNIPDWQTKLDELSSQVDKRQLELAALAEANPHKEPETRSLRNKGSTESLKPKDDGAMHIFFTDDAPTQPQPDIVKAPFHGPRERRSSPPSPAAEKRPLFPKSSTDTNAIPSARAAKKNKTASIASADGPRQTYRTRNMIIVYYDSYVQGFFDDLVRFISSSRNLMRKAKMAAKVAQIKKLAEMEVPDDENTGGDDRGTEALPSLRYISSRRYGPAAMRSGHPGLSNHTPDVYDELDKALEFVQSTCEHGAHQFLRDAKCNEEVQKIQKRIGEVLEMAKKEFERIEREEPDQLKEAESKPRTIKSITVSRTLVPHHKEGGDPHSQKLEVADPAAPRAPIMHMVDRIEADPNADQSDFDTEAMLAKMRYRSTRQMRMRAIVN, from the coding sequence ATGGCTATCGACGCTTTAAAGAacctcatcaacaacatcccCGACTGGCAAACGAAGCTCGATGAGCTGAGTAGCCAGGTCGACAAGcgccagctggagctggccgcCTTGGCCGAGGCAAACCCCCACAAGGAGCCCGAGACCAGGTCGCTGAGGAATAAAGGCTCAACGGAATCCCTCAAGCCCAAGGATGATGGCGCCATgcacatcttcttcaccgaTGATGCTCCCACTCAGCCACAGCCCGACATCGTCAAGGCACCCTTTCACGGTCCCAGGGAACGCCGGTCGTCACCGCCAAGCCCCGCTGCCGAGAAGCGCCCCCTATTCCCCAAGTCTTCGACAGATACCAATGCCATCCCCAGCGCCAGagcggccaagaagaacaagacgGCGTCTATTGCCTCGGCAGATGGCCCCCGGCAGACATATCGTACTAGGAATATGATCATCGTTTACTACGACAGCTACGTCCAGGGCTTCTTTGACGACCTGGTTCGGTTTATATCGTCAAGTAGGAATCTGATGCgaaaggccaagatggctgCCAAAGTGGCGCAGATCAAGAaattggccgagatggaagttcccgacgacgagaacaccggcggcgacgacagaGGTACAGAGGCACTCCCATCACTACGATATATCAGCAGTCGGCGGTATGGACCTGCTGCCATGCGCAGTGGCCACCCCGGCCTGTCCAACCACACTCCCGACGTATATGACGAGCTGGACAAGGCGCTCGAGTTTGTACAGAGCACGTGCGAGCACGGCGCCCATCAGTTCTTAAGAGATGCCAAGTGCAATGAAGAAGTACAAAAGATCCAGAAGCGTATCGGTGAGGTGCtcgagatggccaagaaggaatTCGAGCGTATTGAACGCGAAGAGCCCGATCAGTTGAAGGAGGCCGAATCCAAACCCCGCACCATCAAGTCCATCACCGTCAGCAGAACATTGGTACCGCATCacaaagaaggcggcgatcCACATTCGCAGAAGCTCGAAGTGGCAGATCCCGCCGCACCAAGGGCCCCCATCATGCACATGGTCGATCGAATCGAGGCAGACCCAAATGCCGATCAGAGCGACTTCGATACAGAAGCCATGCTGGCAAAGATGCGGTATCGCTCAACACGGCAGATGCGCATGCGTGCCATAGtaaattga